In Mus musculus strain C57BL/6J chromosome 1, GRCm38.p6 C57BL/6J, a single genomic region encodes these proteins:
- the Flvcr1 gene encoding feline leukemia virus subgroup C receptor-related protein 1 isoform 3 (isoform 3 is encoded by transcript variant 3) has translation MARPDDEVGPAVAPGHPLGKGYLPVPKGAPDGEARLVPQNGPEALNGGPGLGPLIAGAQGGPQALIAAEEETQARLLPAGDGEDVPCPACPPRTALSPRRFVVLLIFSLYSLVNAFQWIQYSSISNVFEDFYEVSPLHINWLSMVYMVAYVPLIFPATWLLDTRGLRLTALLGSGLNCLGAWVKCGSVQRHLFWVTMLGQILCSVAQVFILGLPSPVASVWFGPKEVSTACATAVLGNQVKTGTSR, from the coding sequence ATGGCGCGGCCCGATGACGAGGTGGGGCCGGCCGTGGCGCCCGGGCACCCGCTGGGGAAGGGATACCTTCCAGTGCCCAAGGGCGCCCCGGACGGGGAGGCGCGCTTGGTACCGCAAAACGGGCCTGAGGCGCTGAACGGAGGCCCCGGGCTCGGCCCGCTGATCGCGGGAGCCCAGGGCGGGCCGCAAGCCCTGATAGCGGCGGAGGAGGAGACCCAGGCCCGGCTGTTGCCCGCGGGCGACGGGGAGGACGTCCCATGCCCCGCGTGTCCCCCGCGCACAGCGCTGTCGCCGAGGCGCTTCGTGGTGCTGCTCATCTTCAGCCTTTACTCGCTGGTGAACGCCTTCCAGTGGATCCAGTACAGCAGCATCAGCAACGTGTTCGAGGACTTCTACGAGGTGTCGCCGCTGCACATCAACTGGCTGTCCATGGTGTACATGGTGGCCTACGTGCCCCTCATCTTCCCGGCCACCTGGCTGCTGGACACGCGAGGCCTGCGGCTCACGGCGCTGCTGGGCTCCGGCCTCAACTGCCTGGGAGCCTGGGTCAAGTGCGGCAGCGTGCAGCGGCACCTCTTCTGGGTCACCATGCTGGGGCAGATCCTGTGCTCCGTGGCCCAGGTCTTCATCCTGGGCTTGCCCTCCCCCGTCGCCTCGGTATGGTTTGGACCCAAGGAGGTGTCGACGGCTTGTGCCACAGCAGTGCTGGGCAATCAGGTAAAGACTGGAACGTCTAGATAA